In Thermotomaculum hydrothermale, a single genomic region encodes these proteins:
- a CDS encoding EutN/CcmL family microcompartment protein yields MLIGKVIGSIWATKKLDSFEGKKLLLVQPFDENLKPENRYIVAVDTVQAGKGDIIFYATSKEAAIPFKNDNMPADAAIVGIIDGFSL; encoded by the coding sequence ATGCTAATAGGTAAGGTGATAGGCAGTATCTGGGCAACAAAGAAGCTTGATAGCTTTGAAGGAAAAAAATTGCTACTAGTCCAACCCTTTGATGAAAATTTAAAACCTGAAAATAGGTATATTGTTGCTGTCGATACTGTACAGGCTGGAAAAGGTGATATAATTTTTTATGCGACAAGCAAGGAAGCGGCAATACCTTTTAAAAACGACAATATGCCAGCTGATGCGGCAATTGTTGGAATTATTGACGGTTTTTCTCTATGA